A region from the Deltaproteobacteria bacterium genome encodes:
- a CDS encoding 2,3-bisphosphoglycerate-independent phosphoglycerate mutase produces MDPNLLTGLLTPSTSKIVFIILDGVGGIQMEGKGGTELQVARKPNLDQLAEVSSCGLLEPVAPGITPGSGPSHFALFGYDPFQFNIGRGILEATGIDFPLTERDVVARINYATIDKNGKVIDRRAGRISNETNERICRKLQGSLRLSREVEVIVEPVKEHRAVLVLRGEGLRGEIEDTDPEREGVPPLEPKALIPEAEGTADLVRDFVAQSRKILADESRANMVLLRGFAKHTRYPSMKERYGLNALAIAAYPMYRGISRLVGMTVLSSVSTLEDEFKALADHFADYDFFFLHIKQTDSRGEDGNFDGKVAVIEEVDRYLPQVRALKPDVLVVTGDHSTPAKLRSHSWHPLPIILYSQYCLIDPVKKFDEVSCIGGVLGKMPSVQLMPLALAHARRLTKFGA; encoded by the coding sequence GTGGATCCGAACCTTTTAACCGGTCTGCTGACACCGAGCACTTCGAAGATCGTTTTTATCATTCTTGACGGGGTGGGCGGAATCCAGATGGAAGGGAAGGGCGGCACAGAACTGCAGGTTGCCCGGAAACCCAATCTGGATCAATTGGCAGAGGTTTCTTCGTGCGGACTTCTGGAACCCGTTGCTCCAGGGATCACGCCAGGGAGCGGGCCTTCCCATTTTGCTCTCTTCGGGTATGACCCTTTCCAGTTCAACATCGGGAGGGGAATTCTGGAGGCAACGGGTATTGATTTTCCTCTCACCGAGAGGGATGTGGTGGCCCGGATCAATTATGCCACCATTGACAAGAACGGGAAGGTCATCGACCGCAGGGCCGGACGAATCTCCAATGAGACCAACGAACGAATCTGCCGCAAGCTGCAGGGAAGTTTACGGCTAAGCCGGGAAGTAGAAGTGATAGTTGAACCGGTTAAGGAGCACCGGGCCGTCCTGGTTCTGCGGGGGGAAGGATTAAGAGGGGAGATCGAGGATACGGACCCTGAGCGGGAAGGTGTTCCTCCCCTGGAACCCAAAGCATTGATTCCCGAGGCAGAGGGTACCGCAGACCTGGTGCGAGATTTTGTTGCTCAGAGCCGGAAAATCCTTGCGGATGAATCCAGAGCTAATATGGTCCTCCTCCGTGGTTTTGCCAAACATACCCGTTATCCTTCAATGAAAGAACGATATGGCCTGAATGCCCTGGCGATCGCTGCTTATCCCATGTATCGGGGAATCAGCCGTCTGGTGGGGATGACGGTTCTTTCCTCCGTAAGTACCCTGGAGGATGAGTTCAAGGCCCTGGCCGATCATTTTGCCGATTATGACTTCTTTTTCCTGCACATCAAACAGACCGATTCCCGGGGGGAAGACGGAAATTTTGATGGCAAAGTGGCGGTCATTGAAGAAGTGGACCGGTATCTTCCCCAGGTGCGGGCGCTCAAACCGGATGTTCTGGTGGTGACGGGGGATCACTCGACCCCTGCCAAGCTGCGCAGCCACAGTTGGCATCCCTTACCGATCATCCTGTATTCCCAATATTGCTTGATTGATCCGGTGAAAAAATTTGATGAAGTTAGCTGTATCGGCGGGGTATTAGGCAAAATGCCTTCCGTACAGCTCATGCCTTTAGCGCTTGCTCACGCCCGGAGATTGACGAAGTTCGGGGCGTAG
- a CDS encoding DUF1786 domain-containing protein — protein sequence MAFPDKILAIDIGGGTQDILIYEEGRPMENCLQMILPSPTQIVAQKIFKATVSQKNIFLTGNTMGGGPCAWAVEKHLRSGLKVYATELAALTLHDNLEEIRRRGIRLANTPPANTQTIHLGDVDLASLKKALRPFLVKLPPTYAIAVQDHGFKPRGSNRRFRFLYWKQFILSGGYLSNLIYRNPPEYMTRMTAVQKDAPGAFVMDTCAAALWGILCDPRAAEKQEEGLVAVNLGNQHTLGALIQGNRIWGIFEHHTGMLTGKKLKSILDRFPQKLLTTHEIFRDGGHGCFVDPNFSRKKGFGLVAVTGPRRALAEGLDYYMAAPYGDMMLTGCFGLVAALKAKLATEDTARQSRNQKTLATEDTEITEL from the coding sequence ATGGCCTTTCCAGATAAAATCTTGGCTATAGATATTGGCGGGGGAACCCAGGACATCCTTATTTATGAAGAGGGGAGACCGATGGAAAACTGCTTGCAGATGATCCTCCCCTCTCCCACCCAGATCGTTGCTCAAAAAATATTCAAGGCAACGGTTTCTCAAAAAAATATCTTTTTGACCGGCAACACCATGGGCGGCGGACCGTGCGCTTGGGCCGTGGAGAAACATCTCAGATCCGGATTGAAAGTTTACGCCACGGAACTTGCCGCTTTAACATTGCATGATAACCTGGAGGAAATCCGCAGGCGGGGAATTCGCCTAGCCAACACTCCCCCCGCTAACACGCAGACGATTCATCTCGGCGATGTGGATCTGGCTTCCCTGAAGAAAGCTCTCAGACCTTTTCTGGTAAAGCTACCTCCAACCTATGCTATTGCTGTTCAGGACCACGGTTTTAAACCCCGAGGGAGCAATCGGCGTTTCCGCTTTCTTTACTGGAAGCAATTTATCCTTTCAGGAGGCTATCTGTCAAACCTGATTTACCGGAATCCTCCTGAATACATGACCCGCATGACTGCCGTTCAGAAGGATGCCCCAGGGGCCTTTGTGATGGATACTTGCGCGGCAGCTCTCTGGGGAATCCTCTGCGACCCCAGAGCGGCAGAAAAACAGGAAGAAGGCTTGGTTGCCGTAAATTTAGGAAATCAGCATACTCTGGGTGCCCTAATCCAGGGCAATAGAATCTGGGGAATTTTCGAGCATCACACCGGCATGTTGACCGGCAAAAAGCTCAAGTCCATTCTGGATCGTTTCCCCCAAAAGCTTCTCACCACTCATGAAATATTTCGGGATGGTGGGCACGGGTGTTTTGTTGATCCAAATTTCTCCAGGAAAAAAGGATTTGGTCTTGTCGCGGTTACTGGCCCCCGGCGTGCGCTCGCAGAAGGGTTAGATTATTATATGGCCGCACCTTACGGGGACATGATGCTGACCGGCTGCTTCGGTCTGGTGGCAGCCCTGAAAGCAAAATTGGCCACAGAGGACACAGCGCGGCAGAGCCGCAACCAAAAAACATTGGCCACAGAGGACACAGAGATCACAGAGCTATAA
- a CDS encoding protein-L-isoaspartate(D-aspartate) O-methyltransferase → MQDFQKERLAMVEEQLRRRDISDPRVLEAMAKVPRQSFVPADYQPAAYEDRPLSIGEGQTISQPYMVAIMTQSLELKGKERVLEIGTGSGYQTAILAELSQVVFTVERIPTLIQKAQMILEVLGHRNIFFLTGDGTKGWPDKAPFEGIIVTAGAPEIPKTLLSQLAEGGRLVIPVGPRYTQTLYKVTRQGNRFQEDDITGCIFVPLLGDYGWKEE, encoded by the coding sequence GTGCAAGATTTTCAAAAAGAACGACTGGCCATGGTTGAAGAGCAACTGCGCAGGAGGGACATCTCTGACCCCCGTGTCCTGGAAGCCATGGCCAAGGTTCCCCGACAATCTTTTGTCCCCGCGGATTATCAACCCGCAGCCTATGAAGACCGGCCACTTTCCATCGGGGAGGGCCAGACCATATCCCAGCCTTACATGGTCGCTATCATGACCCAATCCTTGGAGCTGAAGGGAAAGGAACGGGTTCTGGAGATTGGTACAGGTTCCGGGTACCAAACGGCTATTTTAGCAGAGCTTTCCCAGGTTGTTTTTACGGTGGAACGGATCCCCACGCTTATCCAGAAAGCCCAGATGATTTTAGAGGTACTCGGCCACAGGAATATTTTTTTTCTCACCGGGGACGGGACGAAAGGATGGCCAGATAAGGCTCCGTTTGAAGGGATCATCGTTACTGCCGGAGCTCCCGAGATTCCCAAGACCCTTCTCTCCCAATTGGCTGAAGGAGGCCGGTTAGTCATCCCGGTGGGTCCGCGCTATACTCAGACCCTTTACAAAGTAACCCGCCAAGGAAACCGTTTTCAAGAGGATGATATTACCGGGTGTATATTTGTACCCCTCCTGGGAGATTACGGATGGAAAGAGGAATGA
- the ligA gene encoding NAD-dependent DNA ligase LigA has product MNKAQAQAKIEKLREEINFHNYRYYVLDNPVISDAEHDQLMRELENLEQQFPDFVTPTSPTQRVGAPPLEKFEEIRHTLPMLSLANAFAEEEVKEFDSRVKRFLETSHDIEYCAELKMDGVAVELIYENGHFTTGSTRGDGFVGENVTQNLKTVKTIPLTLIPGQGESPPSRLEVRGEVYLPIKAFEALNRQREKSGESLFANPRNAAAGSLRQLDSSITSKRPLDFFCYGVGQLSGQTFATQWELLEALLHWGFKVNPHRKQSRKIEQVLEYFWEVDELREKLPYEIDGVVIKVNSLRLQETLGNIARSPRWALAFKFKPKQVTTKIRDIIVNVGRTGALTPTAIMDPVRVGGVEISRATLHNQDEIDKKDVRIGDTVVIQRAGDVIPEVVRVVFEKRTGKEKKFRIPNQCPVCGSDVEKPKGKKEMAVVRCTGIACPAKLKETIIHFASRDALNIEGLGEKIIEQLVEKRLVKDYADLYALTLEDLLTLERMGEKLGGNILTAIQNSKKTSLERLIYALGILHVGEHIAKLLAREFPTLEKLSQASWEKLKTINGIGDEIASSIVQFFQQKDNQKVIQKLKESGVEYPSRPLPVQPILRKLEGKTFVLTGSLKFLSREEAKSKVESLGGRTSSSVSKKTDFVLVGEDPGSKYEKAKTLGVKIVTEDEFLRMLAQDDR; this is encoded by the coding sequence ATGAACAAAGCGCAGGCCCAAGCGAAAATCGAAAAACTTAGGGAGGAAATCAACTTCCACAATTACCGGTACTACGTACTCGATAATCCGGTCATTTCCGATGCCGAACATGATCAGCTCATGCGTGAGCTGGAAAACCTGGAGCAACAATTTCCTGATTTTGTCACCCCAACCTCCCCCACCCAAAGAGTCGGGGCGCCTCCTTTGGAAAAATTCGAGGAAATCCGGCACACTTTGCCTATGCTCAGCCTGGCTAACGCTTTCGCAGAAGAGGAAGTTAAGGAATTCGACAGCCGGGTGAAGCGCTTCCTCGAAACCTCCCACGACATCGAATACTGCGCCGAATTAAAAATGGATGGCGTGGCTGTTGAACTTATTTATGAAAACGGCCATTTTACCACTGGATCTACCCGGGGTGATGGATTCGTAGGCGAAAACGTTACTCAGAACCTGAAGACCGTCAAGACCATTCCCCTAACTTTGATCCCTGGCCAAGGAGAATCTCCACCCTCCAGGCTGGAGGTAAGGGGGGAAGTCTACCTGCCTATCAAAGCTTTTGAGGCATTGAACCGTCAAAGAGAAAAAAGTGGAGAATCCCTCTTCGCCAATCCGCGTAACGCAGCAGCTGGTTCCTTGCGCCAGTTGGACTCATCGATTACCTCCAAACGTCCTCTGGATTTTTTCTGTTACGGGGTGGGCCAGCTCTCCGGTCAAACTTTTGCGACCCAATGGGAACTATTGGAAGCCCTTTTGCACTGGGGTTTCAAAGTAAACCCCCACCGAAAGCAATCCCGAAAAATCGAACAAGTTCTCGAATATTTTTGGGAGGTGGACGAACTCCGGGAGAAACTTCCTTACGAGATTGACGGAGTGGTCATTAAGGTGAATTCCCTCCGCCTCCAGGAAACTTTGGGAAACATTGCTCGCAGCCCACGGTGGGCTTTGGCTTTCAAGTTTAAACCGAAACAGGTCACCACCAAAATTCGCGACATCATCGTCAATGTAGGTAGAACGGGTGCCCTAACCCCAACCGCCATCATGGACCCCGTGCGAGTCGGCGGCGTCGAAATCAGCCGGGCCACGCTGCATAACCAGGATGAGATTGATAAAAAAGATGTGCGCATCGGAGATACGGTGGTCATCCAGCGGGCTGGAGACGTCATCCCCGAGGTGGTCCGGGTTGTTTTCGAAAAGCGGACAGGCAAAGAAAAAAAATTCCGTATTCCCAATCAATGTCCGGTTTGCGGCTCCGACGTGGAAAAACCCAAAGGGAAAAAAGAGATGGCCGTGGTCCGTTGCACCGGCATTGCCTGCCCGGCCAAACTCAAAGAAACCATCATCCATTTTGCTTCCCGAGATGCCCTGAACATCGAGGGCCTGGGGGAGAAAATTATTGAACAGCTGGTTGAAAAACGCTTGGTCAAAGATTATGCGGACCTTTATGCCCTAACCCTCGAAGATCTGCTTACTCTGGAGAGAATGGGCGAGAAGTTGGGGGGAAATATTTTAACTGCCATTCAAAACAGTAAAAAAACATCCCTGGAACGGCTTATATATGCCTTAGGTATTCTGCACGTTGGAGAGCATATTGCCAAACTTTTGGCCCGGGAGTTCCCTACCTTGGAAAAACTCTCCCAGGCCTCTTGGGAAAAGCTCAAGACGATTAACGGGATCGGGGATGAAATTGCTTCCTCGATTGTTCAATTTTTCCAGCAGAAGGACAACCAAAAAGTTATCCAGAAGCTCAAAGAATCGGGGGTGGAATATCCTTCTCGGCCTCTTCCGGTGCAACCGATTCTCCGCAAGCTGGAGGGGAAAACTTTTGTCTTGACCGGTTCGCTGAAATTTTTAAGCCGTGAGGAGGCTAAATCCAAGGTCGAATCGTTGGGTGGGCGAACTTCTTCGTCCGTGAGTAAGAAAACGGATTTTGTATTGGTGGGAGAGGATCCGGGGTCAAAATACGAGAAGGCCAAGACTCTCGGGGTAAAGATCGTTACCGAAGACGAATTTTTGAGGATGTTGGCTCAGGACGATAGGTGA
- a CDS encoding tRNA 4-thiouridine(8) synthase ThiI, with product MGRRKAFSLLSGGLDSLLATRLIMDQGIEVTGLHFITPFFGYSKKGQEAQFEERWIRLYGIPARIIDVSEEYFQVLRHPRYGYGKNFNPCIDCKIFLFSQARARMEEEKVDFLVTGEVLGQRPMSQRRDTLRIVERDSGTEGILLRPLCAKNLKPTRPELEGLVDREKLLDLRGRSRKPQMKLAAEMGFRHYPLPAGGCLLTDPVLASRFRKYFDQTPAITTGEILLFQVGRHFQLPGGGRLVVGRRDEENQKLIKLRQKEDVLLKVQDIPGPLGLMRGKKGEDILSLAAAIVSRYSKAKEWNEVEVLYGQEVDNLSGRLLVKPAKDNQIASLRF from the coding sequence ATGGGCAGGAGAAAGGCTTTTTCCCTGCTCTCCGGCGGTCTGGACAGCCTTCTCGCCACCCGTCTGATCATGGACCAGGGAATCGAAGTCACAGGCCTACATTTTATAACCCCCTTTTTCGGTTATAGCAAAAAAGGGCAGGAAGCCCAATTTGAAGAAAGATGGATACGCCTTTACGGGATTCCAGCGAGAATTATTGACGTCAGTGAAGAGTATTTCCAGGTCCTGCGCCATCCCCGGTACGGGTACGGGAAAAACTTCAACCCCTGCATCGACTGCAAGATTTTCCTTTTCTCCCAAGCAAGAGCCCGGATGGAGGAAGAAAAAGTTGACTTTTTAGTCACTGGGGAGGTGTTAGGTCAGCGACCCATGTCCCAGCGCAGGGATACCTTGCGGATTGTCGAACGGGATTCCGGGACCGAAGGAATACTCCTCCGGCCCCTTTGTGCCAAAAACCTCAAGCCCACCCGCCCGGAGTTGGAAGGCCTGGTGGATCGGGAGAAACTTCTCGATCTCAGAGGGCGCAGCCGTAAACCGCAGATGAAGCTGGCTGCAGAGATGGGTTTCCGCCATTATCCCTTACCGGCTGGTGGATGCCTTCTTACCGACCCTGTGCTGGCCAGCCGGTTCAGAAAATATTTCGATCAAACCCCAGCCATTACAACCGGGGAAATCCTTCTTTTTCAGGTAGGCAGACATTTTCAATTGCCCGGAGGTGGTCGTCTGGTTGTGGGAAGGCGGGACGAGGAGAATCAGAAATTGATAAAACTCCGGCAGAAAGAGGATGTCCTGCTGAAAGTCCAGGATATCCCCGGACCGCTGGGGTTGATGCGAGGAAAAAAGGGGGAAGATATATTATCCCTGGCCGCTGCTATCGTTTCCCGGTATAGCAAGGCCAAGGAATGGAATGAAGTCGAAGTGCTCTATGGCCAGGAGGTTGATAATCTTTCCGGACGCCTCTTGGTAAAACCGGCTAAGGATAATCAAATCGCTTCCCTGAGGTTTTAA
- a CDS encoding CaiB/BaiF CoA-transferase family protein, which yields MRALEGIKVLDLSRLFPGPYCSMILADLGADVLRIEDRRFEGEGPGMPTVMRNKRHMTLNLKHPQGKEIFGRLVKEADVVLEGFRPGVTERLGIDYDRLKVLNAKLIYCSVTGYGQDGPYKDMVGHDVNYLSFAGVLALTGEPDRKPVIPPIQVADMAAGGMYAALGIMAALLARQKTGKGQYIDISMLDGIIAMLPFPVSLLWGLGVTPRRGDTLLSGRYPCYHVYETKEGEYISLGALEHRFWVILCQKLGRDDYIPHQYDEGEKRQEIFRFLRKTFQEKTREEWMDELKDLDVCIGKVLHLDEAFNDPQVIQRKMVVQLTDPQKGKMKLLASPIKLSETPPDIRLAPAHFGEHTVDVLKELGYEELEIEGLKREG from the coding sequence ATGAGAGCGTTGGAGGGAATAAAAGTTTTAGACTTATCCCGACTCTTTCCCGGCCCTTACTGCTCGATGATTCTGGCAGACTTGGGGGCTGACGTGCTTCGAATCGAGGACCGGCGGTTCGAAGGGGAGGGGCCGGGGATGCCTACGGTTATGCGCAATAAGCGGCACATGACTTTGAATCTGAAACATCCCCAAGGAAAAGAGATTTTTGGTCGCCTGGTAAAGGAAGCAGATGTAGTCCTCGAAGGATTCCGCCCGGGGGTTACAGAGCGACTGGGGATCGACTACGACCGCTTAAAAGTTTTGAACGCCAAGTTAATCTACTGCTCGGTTACAGGGTATGGGCAGGACGGTCCTTACAAGGATATGGTTGGGCATGACGTTAATTACTTGAGTTTCGCCGGGGTGTTGGCCTTGACTGGCGAGCCCGATAGAAAGCCGGTTATTCCGCCGATCCAGGTTGCGGACATGGCCGCCGGGGGGATGTATGCCGCCCTGGGAATCATGGCCGCTCTGTTAGCCCGCCAGAAGACCGGAAAAGGGCAATACATCGACATCTCCATGCTCGACGGTATTATCGCCATGTTACCATTTCCGGTGAGCTTACTTTGGGGACTGGGGGTAACTCCCCGGAGGGGTGACACCCTCCTTAGCGGCCGGTATCCCTGCTACCACGTTTACGAAACCAAAGAAGGAGAATATATCTCCCTTGGAGCCTTGGAGCATCGCTTCTGGGTGATTCTCTGCCAAAAACTGGGGCGGGATGATTACATTCCTCATCAGTATGATGAAGGGGAAAAACGCCAGGAGATTTTCCGCTTTTTGCGCAAGACATTCCAAGAAAAAACCCGCGAAGAATGGATGGATGAGCTGAAAGACCTAGACGTTTGCATCGGGAAGGTCCTTCACCTCGACGAAGCCTTTAACGACCCGCAGGTAATTCAACGCAAAATGGTGGTTCAATTAACCGACCCCCAGAAAGGAAAGATGAAGCTTTTAGCTTCTCCCATCAAATTGTCAGAGACCCCGCCCGATATCCGGCTGGCCCCAGCCCATTTTGGGGAGCATACGGTGGACGTGCTTAAGGAGCTTGGTTATGAAGAGTTAGAAATCGAAGGCTTGAAAAGAGAAGG
- a CDS encoding LPP20 family lipoprotein, which translates to MGKVGVWVTGIFLAMALWVPSAPAAGEKDVLERLPSGVINWTQGLITAKGSGAPPTGITVISQARLMAERAAKADALRNLLEAVKGVRVDADTTVENFTTKNDVVMTRVSGIVKGATVVDKRYLSDGGVEVTVAVYLTGELLAVMLQELPPLTTPLMPAPAIPFIDKPLPPSRPIPPPIPPPQDKKVPLPPQEKKVTPPPAAEERKVTPPPVVEEKKPPAAPEVQAKIEEKLDLKKLEYTGLIVDARKLGLRPALIPKILNQKGEMVYSSQSLAQRELIKMGLVGYAKDVDAASKNQRVTADPCIVPGLNAAGEKKTDVVISNRDAQMVLTTAPYTGYLKNGRVMIVYD; encoded by the coding sequence ATGGGGAAGGTTGGGGTTTGGGTTACGGGAATTTTCTTGGCAATGGCGCTGTGGGTTCCGTCAGCCCCGGCAGCGGGAGAGAAGGACGTATTGGAACGCCTGCCCAGCGGCGTAATCAATTGGACCCAAGGGCTCATTACGGCAAAGGGAAGTGGAGCACCGCCCACCGGGATAACCGTGATTTCCCAGGCGCGACTGATGGCAGAACGAGCGGCCAAGGCGGATGCCCTACGAAATCTGCTGGAAGCCGTGAAAGGCGTGCGGGTGGATGCGGACACGACCGTGGAAAACTTCACAACCAAAAACGACGTAGTAATGACCCGGGTTAGCGGGATTGTCAAAGGAGCAACCGTGGTAGACAAGCGGTATTTGAGTGATGGAGGCGTAGAGGTGACCGTGGCTGTCTATCTTACGGGTGAACTTTTGGCAGTGATGCTCCAGGAGTTACCCCCGCTGACCACGCCATTGATGCCTGCCCCGGCCATTCCGTTTATTGACAAACCCTTACCGCCTTCGCGACCAATCCCGCCACCAATCCCGCCGCCCCAAGACAAGAAAGTACCTCTGCCTCCCCAGGAAAAGAAAGTGACTCCGCCCCCTGCGGCCGAAGAGAGAAAAGTAACTCCGCCACCTGTAGTCGAAGAGAAAAAACCTCCTGCGGCCCCCGAAGTTCAGGCCAAAATCGAGGAGAAATTGGATTTAAAAAAATTGGAGTATACCGGTTTAATCGTTGATGCCAGAAAATTGGGCTTGCGCCCGGCACTGATTCCCAAGATCCTCAATCAAAAAGGAGAAATGGTTTACAGCTCGCAGAGTCTAGCGCAGCGAGAATTAATCAAGATGGGGTTAGTCGGGTATGCCAAAGATGTTGACGCGGCGTCCAAGAACCAAAGAGTTACGGCGGACCCTTGCATCGTCCCCGGACTGAACGCCGCTGGAGAGAAAAAGACCGACGTGGTCATTTCCAACCGGGATGCTCAAATGGTTCTGACCACTGCACCCTATACGGGATACTTGAAGAACGGCCGGGTCATGATTGTTTACGACTGA
- a CDS encoding acylphosphatase: MAKNRAKLIIKGIVQGVNFRYYTQREAKKYNLTGWVRNLPDGSVAVLCEGEEENVEAMIQWCRHGPPSAHVTELIVQMEEFRGEFQSFSILF, encoded by the coding sequence ATGGCTAAAAATCGAGCCAAGCTTATCATTAAAGGAATTGTCCAAGGGGTGAATTTCCGGTACTACACCCAGCGCGAAGCCAAAAAATATAATCTTACGGGATGGGTCCGTAACCTTCCCGACGGGTCCGTGGCCGTCCTTTGCGAAGGGGAAGAGGAAAATGTGGAGGCCATGATCCAGTGGTGCCGCCACGGGCCTCCTTCCGCTCATGTTACTGAATTGATCGTCCAGATGGAAGAATTCCGGGGCGAATTCCAATCCTTCTCCATATTGTTCTAA
- a CDS encoding transglutaminase domain-containing protein has translation MKTKLLLISFSILGWILLKGWLSPAFAATKILAGKHTTIYDIVNPLGVEFLPHYSNSAYSQKVLQEDEFSKRVMIEVNLGPLNSKAPFPLSPQQLPWDMKLFLNPEKDIPVKEGNIVAEARKLTQGAQTIHEAVTSIFNWIVDNHTYDAGRNTPQDGRSVFYNRRGSCVGYTNLSIAMLRSVGIPARYAHGYLPPGYDWGISKKYWGVQISGGGYHGWVEVYYPDIGWTFSDLLHSKNFVDPFHVLRYIDGINLNPRNNKGGSLDVEEATTFTIFKEENTTLAIDQLSMPQKDILARQSGKQQFGTIYGLIKDASGKPIPKGSVVLWEGIQGKVMPFEKGLYSLLGLEDGTYRLTIKVDGYGEVEKNLQAIKGEVKNIDIVLPPFGSSPSQPPSKTIPKSKGAPRAK, from the coding sequence ATGAAAACGAAACTTTTGTTGATTAGTTTTTCGATATTGGGGTGGATCCTTCTTAAGGGATGGCTAAGTCCGGCGTTCGCAGCTACCAAGATTCTCGCTGGAAAGCATACGACCATCTATGACATCGTCAATCCGCTGGGGGTTGAATTCCTTCCCCATTACAGCAATAGTGCCTATTCTCAGAAAGTCCTTCAGGAAGATGAGTTCAGCAAAAGGGTGATGATCGAGGTCAACCTCGGGCCTTTGAATTCCAAGGCTCCTTTTCCTCTCTCTCCCCAACAACTCCCCTGGGATATGAAATTATTTTTGAACCCGGAAAAAGACATTCCGGTGAAGGAAGGGAACATCGTTGCTGAGGCGAGAAAACTTACCCAAGGTGCTCAGACCATCCACGAGGCTGTGACCTCAATCTTCAACTGGATCGTGGACAACCATACCTATGATGCCGGGCGAAATACCCCTCAGGATGGAAGGTCGGTTTTTTACAACAGGCGGGGGTCTTGTGTGGGGTACACCAACCTTTCTATCGCCATGCTACGGAGTGTGGGAATTCCGGCAAGGTACGCCCATGGTTACCTGCCGCCGGGATATGACTGGGGGATTTCCAAGAAATATTGGGGAGTCCAAATCAGTGGCGGGGGGTACCATGGCTGGGTCGAAGTATATTACCCCGATATTGGGTGGACTTTTTCAGATTTACTTCATTCGAAGAATTTTGTCGACCCTTTTCATGTCTTGCGATATATCGACGGGATCAACCTCAATCCGAGAAACAACAAGGGCGGAAGCCTGGACGTGGAAGAAGCCACAACTTTCACGATTTTCAAAGAAGAAAATACCACCCTGGCCATAGATCAACTCTCCATGCCCCAGAAAGATATTCTCGCCCGGCAATCCGGAAAACAGCAGTTCGGGACAATCTACGGATTGATCAAGGATGCCTCCGGAAAACCCATTCCCAAAGGGAGTGTAGTCCTATGGGAAGGAATCCAGGGTAAGGTTATGCCTTTTGAAAAAGGCCTTTACTCTCTCTTAGGGCTGGAAGACGGGACCTACCGCTTGACCATTAAGGTTGATGGATATGGAGAGGTAGAAAAAAATCTTCAAGCCATCAAGGGAGAGGTAAAAAATATAGATATTGTCCTGCCTCCATTCGGCTCATCTCCATCCCAACCTCCTTCCAAGACGATACCGAAATCCAAGGGCGCGCCGAGGGCCAAGTGA